ACAATCTCATTAAAGATAGCAGGGAAATAATCTTGTAAAGAAACCGTATTGTCTGTTTCGGAATGATATAGTTTATCATACAATACAATCATACTTTTAACTCGTCCTGCCGCCTCATAGAGAATGGTTTGAATAGAAGTATCGGCTTGGGACCTTGCCTGAAGGGTTAACAAGGTAAAGATGGAACTCATATTGTTTTTTACGCGGTGGTGGATCTCTTTGAGTATATTTTCTTTTTCATGTAATAACTTTTGAATTTTGGATTCGGAAAGATTACGAACGCTTACATCTCTTAAAATTACAGTATATAATTTTTCGCCCTTCACTGAAATCTGAGAAATAGAAGCTTCGATGGGGAACTCTTCTCCATTGGCACGAAGACCTCTGATTTCGCCAAGAGCACCCATGGCTCTACGACTCACTCCCGTTTTAGAAAACGAATCAATATGGCTGTCATGTTGGCTACGGAAATCCATTGGGATCAAACGATCCAAACCTTGGCCTATAACTTCCGTGGATTGGTATCCAAACATTTTTTCGGCAGCTCCATTGAAGAGAATGATTTTTTTGGATTGGTCGATGCTGATGATGGCATCCATTGCCGATTCTATGATTTGTGTGAGTTTAGCCTCCGATTCACGAATGCGATTCATAGCGTTCAAACGTTCAGATATATCTCTGCCAACCGTAATATAACCAATAGGTAAATCACTTTCATCGTTTAAAAGTACTTGGTTGATTTCAATGTTTCGGAGACTTCCATCTTTTGCAAACTTAACCACTTCTCCGATAAAACTACCTTCCAAATTCACTTTTTCAATCACTTCGTCGCTAGTCAGCTGTAGATAGTCTGTTTTTAAAACCTCTAAAACGGACTTACCGATCACTTCCTCTGCTTTCCAGATATAAATTTTTTCGGCAGCTTTGTTCCAATAATTGATTATATGGTTAAAATCAGTTCCGATAACGGCATCAAGTACATTGTTTAACATATTAGCTTGTTTTGCAATTTGACTTTGAACATTGTATTCTGCTGTGATATCTCGAAAAACTAGGACCACTCCCCTGGTATCACCATTCAAATCTTTTATAGGAGAACCTGAATCAGAGATCTGGTATTCTGCACCATCTTTAGAAAGAAGGACTGTATGATTGGCAAGACCAACGATAGAATTAGTTCGTAGCACTATATCCACTGGATTTTCCACTAAACTACGTGTTTTTACATTCACAATTCTGAATACATCGCTTATGGTAAGTCCAACTGCTTCATCGTGTGTCCAACCTGTTAATTTTTCAGCAATAGGATTCATACGGATGATTTTGCCATCGCTATCAGTAGCTATCACACCATCACCTATCGAGTGTAATACGGTCTCTAGATGTTCTTTTTTACTTTTAGTTAACTCGTTTGCTTCAAAAAGTTTGAATGCCATTTTTATGGAAGCATCGAGAACAGTGAAACCAGAGTTTTTTACTACATAACCATAGGATGTGATGGTTTCTGTTTTTTTTACGATCTCTCTTTCCGTATGCGAAGAGAGAAAAACTACGGGGATTTCTTTATGATTTAATATTTCTGTAGCGGTTTGCGTTCCATCCAATCCTTTCCCTAAATCGATATCCATCAGGATGAGATCGAAAGGTTTCCCTTCCAGAATGATAAGTTGGATGGCATTTTCTCCATTGGTTACATGGGTTACAACGTATCCACCCTGTTCCAATTGGTTTTTCTCAAACATAGCGAGAATCGCTTCGTCTTCAACAAGCAAAATGGATTTATCAGCCACAACAGTCATCAAATATCCTTTGTGAAATCCAAACCAAGGGTCCAAAGGAATTCACAGACTACAAATGATGCCAAAAATGAAATTTAATTCAATCAAATATTTAGAAATCTTCTAATATTAAAATTTACTTTTTTTAATTTAGGCAAATCCTTGTTAGCTCCTATTTTTTAGTACATCCACAAGGATTACTACAGCGGAAATGACAAAATAGAGTCCTCCCAAACCGATGATCCAATTCCCTAACTTATTATATAATGTGGGAACCGAGGATATGGGAACAGAAACAACCAAAATTCCGTCGTTGTCCTCATAGTAATCTAAGGTTCCTTTGGCCCTTCCATATGCATCATAAATTCCAGACAAAGCCCCGCGGGTTGATCGAACAATAGAAGATCCGTTTTCGATTCCACGGAGGGCAGCCATTTCCGTGTGAAAAGGGTTGATTCCCTTCCAATCCGAAGCGGGAATAAAAGTGATTCCTGTTCCTAAATCAGAATGTTTTTTTGTTAGTTGCAGGCTATCAAAATCATAACAGATCGCTGCAGACATTTTCCCCCAATCGGTTGTAACCACTCTGATTTCGGAAGGGTTGTGAGAGATTGGTTCCCCAGGAGGAATGAATTGTTTGAAGTAAATCTGGCGAGTGGATCCGTCCTTTCCGATCCAATGCAATTTGTTCTCCATAAAGAATTCTTTTTCTTTTAGAGGAACAATATAAGCTGTGATGATTTCTATTTCCTTTTCTTTGGCCAAAGTGGATACTTTTTTAAGAAAAGAGTCCTCATCTATTCGATTGATAATCACGGCACCTTCGTTCCATACAACTACTTTTGCACCTTCCTCTGCTGCCTGTTTGGTTCGATCAAAAACAAGGTCGGTATTTTTTTGATTTTGATTAGGATCTAACCAAATGGTTTGAATGTCCATTTTCGAAGTCACTGTTCCGACTTTGATACTTTTTCCTTCGATGGGAATGGTAAGACGGACTGTCCCATAAAAAGATAATCCACCAAATAACAAAAAACAGGTGATTAAGAAGTATAATGAAGGTTTAGAGATTTTAGATTGAGATATATATTCAGATAAGGATTGTTCGATACTTGCGTTTACTAAATAAATAAGAAAACTAATTCCCGTGGCTCCAAATAAGGATGCAGATTGTATCAAAATCAAATTGTTGATTTGACTATTGGCAAACATCCCCCAAACACCTAACTCAGAACCATAACCTCCCAGCCACTCGACAATCGTGAATAAAAATGAAAAACTTAAGATAGGAGATATTTTTTTGGAGAACTTTATCCTCACTTGATTCCAAATCCAAAGTAAGAGAGTAAATACAATACCGCCTTGGATTCCAGAGAGGATGGCAATCCAAATATGAAATGGCTCAGAAACAATCCGCATGGTCGATGCTGTTTGAATGAAGATGAATGCCAGAAGAAGGGTTAGAATGGAATATCCAAGCCTGACGTAACGTAAAAAAGGGACAAGGGCAATCCAGGCAAAAAAAGGAATGTTCCAATTCATCCCAGTAAATCCAATAAAAACTCCACCAACAGATAACAAAAACCATTTTTGATCAAAATATTTCATTCATATCTCCCGACATATATACATTCGTATTTACCAATATTAAAAAAATCTTATATTTTTCCACCAGCTCCCCTCCACAAATAATACAGAGACTCAAGCCAAAGTTTTTCCAAGTTTTGTTTTAGCTGAAAAGAGAGAACAGGAACTCCAAAAAAACAAGAAGCGATGGCCATAGAAAAAGATTTCCAATCAGTCGATGTTGGGAGTTCCCCATTTTTGGCAGCCACAGATATTGCCTTCCGGATGATTCCTTCTACCCCATCGGCATCCATATCTTCAATGCCAACGATCCCAGGGAAGAGTAACACTCGTTCGGCTTTTGTGAGTTTTGGTTGTTGTAATGATTTCCGAGTCCTTGCCTGGAAGGATATGATTTCCAAAAGGATTCTAGGATTTTTTTTGGATTCCTTTGCAGTATACCGAAATAATGCAGAAAGCATCCCAAGTCCCGATCCAGATAATTTTTTCTCATGGGCAAAAACTGAGACTTGCAAACTCCAAATTTGGATGTAATGCAGGATCAAGTCCCCCTTCTCAGGAAAATAATTATAGAAGGTCGGTTCCGAAACCTCGGCCATTTGACAGAGTTCTTTGATTTTGATTTCTTCAAAGGCTTTTGATTCTAGTTCTTTTAGAATGGCGAAGGTTAAGTTGGTTCGAGTTTTAGCAAATTTTCTTTCCTTCAAAGGGAAGGAAAGAAGTGGATCTAAATGTTTCCTTGAACCTTGAGACACAGATAAATATAGCTGGCCTTATTTTTATAGTCAACTATATTTATAAAATATAATTCAAAGTATGAACTTATTGGAAAATTTTTGAAGAAAATGAGGAATTTGGTTTCGCAAATATTGGGTTTGTGGTAGAGGGAAGTCATTGGGCGGTGGGTCTAGTTCCCCACCCTCAGATCAGGGCGGGGAGATTATATCCGCGCGGAAACTAAATCCAATTCCTACTTCTTCGCATGCGGATGTGCATTCCGATACACTTCCTTCAGCCTATCTCTCGATACACTCAAATACACTTGTGTAGAAGATAAGGAAGCATGACCGAGTAACTCTTGTACGGCGCGAATATCAGCACCAGCATTCAATAAATCAGTTGCGAATGTATGCCTGAATTTATGCGGGGTGATGGCTTTTTCCATTCCCATTACAGTTCTACGTTCCGAAAGAATATAACGAATTCCACGTGTTGTTAATTTTCCACCGCGTTGGTTTAAGAAAATTTCTTCGGGTCCCGCAGTCCCTCTTTCTTCTAAATATTCCCTTAAAGCAACTTGTGCTTCGTCACCAATAAACACGAATCGTTCTTTGCGACGTTTCCCCATGACTTTGAGTGAAGTTAATTCCTCGTTAAGATCGCTTAACTTGGCATTGACTAACTCAAATACACGTAGTCCCGTACTATACAAAACTTCTACAATGGCTTTGTCTCGTTTTCCTAAAACTTCTGCCTTCTCACCATCTTCGTAGTCCAAAATATCTTCTGTTTCTATTTGTGTAAAATTTTTGGGTAATTTCTTTTTGGTTTTAGGGAAACTTACCTGTAAAATAGGATTGGCTCCGATTTTCTCTTCTCGAAATAAAAATTTATAAAAGGTACGTAAAGAGGATAGTTTCCGACTCTGTGTTCGTTTGTCTTGTTTCTTGGTGGCCTTCAGGTCAGCAAAATATGCCCGCACATCCAAAACATCGACTGTCAAAATGTCGATTTCCTCTTTCAAACAAAACTCAAAGAAAAATTTCAAATCACGGAGGTATGCAAATAAAGTATGTTCCGAATAGTTTTTTTCTATTTTTAGATAAGTTCGGTAACTGCGAAAGAGTTCAGCCATGGCTTGGGGGAAATGTTCGGGGATTTGGACTTCAAGAACTGGCAGGGTCATACAGAAAGAATATCGGCAAAGTTTTCTTTCTCCTACGGCAAAAAAACACTATACAAGTACTTACGTTTTGTTTAGTGTTGAAAACGGAAAAAAAAGACATAATCCAGAAAAAATTCCCTCACTCGTCTAATTTGTCCTAGGCCTCAGGCATAATGAGACCCATCT
The sequence above is drawn from the Leptospira sp. WS4.C2 genome and encodes:
- the xerA gene encoding site-specific tyrosine recombinase/integron integrase, with the translated sequence MTLPVLEVQIPEHFPQAMAELFRSYRTYLKIEKNYSEHTLFAYLRDLKFFFEFCLKEEIDILTVDVLDVRAYFADLKATKKQDKRTQSRKLSSLRTFYKFLFREEKIGANPILQVSFPKTKKKLPKNFTQIETEDILDYEDGEKAEVLGKRDKAIVEVLYSTGLRVFELVNAKLSDLNEELTSLKVMGKRRKERFVFIGDEAQVALREYLEERGTAGPEEIFLNQRGGKLTTRGIRYILSERRTVMGMEKAITPHKFRHTFATDLLNAGADIRAVQELLGHASLSSTQVYLSVSRDRLKEVYRNAHPHAKK
- a CDS encoding PAS domain S-box protein — protein: MTVVADKSILLVEDEAILAMFEKNQLEQGGYVVTHVTNGENAIQLIILEGKPFDLILMDIDLGKGLDGTQTATEILNHKEIPVVFLSSHTEREIVKKTETITSYGYVVKNSGFTVLDASIKMAFKLFEANELTKSKKEHLETVLHSIGDGVIATDSDGKIIRMNPIAEKLTGWTHDEAVGLTISDVFRIVNVKTRSLVENPVDIVLRTNSIVGLANHTVLLSKDGAEYQISDSGSPIKDLNGDTRGVVLVFRDITAEYNVQSQIAKQANMLNNVLDAVIGTDFNHIINYWNKAAEKIYIWKAEEVIGKSVLEVLKTDYLQLTSDEVIEKVNLEGSFIGEVVKFAKDGSLRNIEINQVLLNDESDLPIGYITVGRDISERLNAMNRIRESEAKLTQIIESAMDAIISIDQSKKIILFNGAAEKMFGYQSTEVIGQGLDRLIPMDFRSQHDSHIDSFSKTGVSRRAMGALGEIRGLRANGEEFPIEASISQISVKGEKLYTVILRDVSVRNLSESKIQKLLHEKENILKEIHHRVKNNMSSIFTLLTLQARSQADTSIQTILYEAAGRVKSMIVLYDKLYHSETDNTVSLQDYFPAIFNEIVSIFPKNVEVKMDILEEPIELNAKLLSSLGIILNELITNSMKHAFNESSNAEIGLKIFRDGKKLYLEYSDNGVGIPESISLEHSPGFGLQLIGMLMDQIEGKISIVRNQLTKFLLELTL
- a CDS encoding TetR/AcrR family transcriptional regulator; its protein translation is MSQGSRKHLDPLLSFPLKERKFAKTRTNLTFAILKELESKAFEEIKIKELCQMAEVSEPTFYNYFPEKGDLILHYIQIWSLQVSVFAHEKKLSGSGLGMLSALFRYTAKESKKNPRILLEIISFQARTRKSLQQPKLTKAERVLLFPGIVGIEDMDADGVEGIIRKAISVAAKNGELPTSTDWKSFSMAIASCFFGVPVLSFQLKQNLEKLWLESLYYLWRGAGGKI
- a CDS encoding nitrilase-related carbon-nitrogen hydrolase, with protein sequence MKYFDQKWFLLSVGGVFIGFTGMNWNIPFFAWIALVPFLRYVRLGYSILTLLLAFIFIQTASTMRIVSEPFHIWIAILSGIQGGIVFTLLLWIWNQVRIKFSKKISPILSFSFLFTIVEWLGGYGSELGVWGMFANSQINNLILIQSASLFGATGISFLIYLVNASIEQSLSEYISQSKISKPSLYFLITCFLLFGGLSFYGTVRLTIPIEGKSIKVGTVTSKMDIQTIWLDPNQNQKNTDLVFDRTKQAAEEGAKVVVWNEGAVIINRIDEDSFLKKVSTLAKEKEIEIITAYIVPLKEKEFFMENKLHWIGKDGSTRQIYFKQFIPPGEPISHNPSEIRVVTTDWGKMSAAICYDFDSLQLTKKHSDLGTGITFIPASDWKGINPFHTEMAALRGIENGSSIVRSTRGALSGIYDAYGRAKGTLDYYEDNDGILVVSVPISSVPTLYNKLGNWIIGLGGLYFVISAVVILVDVLKNRS